One window from the genome of Kryptolebias marmoratus isolate JLee-2015 linkage group LG1, ASM164957v2, whole genome shotgun sequence encodes:
- the si:dkey-193c22.1 gene encoding probable isoprenylcysteine alpha-carbonyl methylesterase ICME — protein sequence MSWIKSSISLPLTAGVLFVGLPYSFCLVAQWIYGWPNKPGYRKYVEALKPRRVYCLTVATLDILKYLQYGRLYLQLKSWYKNEENNKLYKKGIIFGRKGNKLDLYHPLNTNKSENGPSPLVVFIYGGAWGSGERSTYCLLARQMADELNATVICPDYCIYPKGNVLGMVQDIADCLLWAQENGLRFDFDKDNIVLIGHSAGAHLCALTTLFLTETREEMFMESKTQQKITSSIRGIIGLSGVYDVSDHYEHEQKRGIEYVSTMHKAMNGVENFPYYSPTHLLKKLSPDELHRLPLFALLHGTSDIVVPVKSSTKFCELLTSLSVKVSLYLLPEVSHTEIVTDLMLSDRSFYHPIFSCIKQEFRKLRRTC from the exons AT GTCTTGGATAAAATCCTCCATCTCCCTGCCTCTAACGGCAGGTGTCCTGTTTGTCGGCCTCCCGTACTCTTTCTGTCTTGTTGCCCAGTGGATTTATGGCTGGCCCAATAAGCCTGGCTACAGGAAGTACGTGGAAGCTCTAAAACCAAG GCGGGTTTACTGTTTGACCGTTGCTACGTTGGATATTCTCAAATACCTCCAGTATGGAAGACTGTACTTACAGCTTAAGTCATGGtataaaaatgaggaaaacaatAAGCTTTACAAAAAG ggcATCATTTTTGGCCGCAAAGGCAACAAGCTGGACTTGTACCACCCgctaaatacaaacaaatctgaaaatggGCCATCACCTCTGGTGGTTTTTATCTACGGAGGCGCCTGGGGCTCTGGAGAAAGATCCACTTACTGTTTACTGGCCAGGCAGATGGCTGATGAACTGAATGCTACAGTCATTTGTCCAGATTATTGCATTTATCCAAAG GGGAATGTTTTAGGAATGGTCCAAGATATTGCTGACTGCTTGCTTTGGGCCCAAGAAAATGGACTGAGGTTCGACTTTGATAAA gACAACATAGTTTTAATTGGTCATTCAGCAGGTGCACATTTGTGTGCACTGACCACGTTATTTCTCACTGAAACTAGAGAGGAGATGTTCATGGAgtcaaaaacacagcaaaaaattACTTCATCAATAAGAGGAATTATTG GTCTGAGCGGCGTTTACGACGTCTCGGACCATTATGAGCACGAGCAGAAGCGAGGAATTGAATACGTCTCCACCATGCACAAAGCCATGAACGGAGTGGAAAATTTCCCCTACTATTCACCAACGCACTTACTGAAGAAGCTAAGCCCTGACGAGCTCCATCG GCTTCCTCTGTTCGCTTTGCTTCATGGGACGAGTGACATCGTTGTTCCGGTGAAGTCCTCCACAAAGTTCTGTGAGCTCCTCACGTCGCTGTCTGTAAAGGTGTCGCTCTACCTGCTTCCTGAAGTCAGCCACACTGAGATCGTCACTGACCTCATGCTATCAGACAGGAGCTTCTACCATCCCATCTTCAGCTGCATCAAACAGGAGTTCAGGAAGCTTCGGAGGACTTGCTGA